A genomic segment from Scomber japonicus isolate fScoJap1 chromosome 11, fScoJap1.pri, whole genome shotgun sequence encodes:
- the eaf2 gene encoding ELL-associated factor 2, whose product MNGTAYTNFDNQEHVLKLGETFEKHPRSGYHTVRYDFKPASIDTTCEGELEVGKGEQVTITLPNLEGSSAPVTVFKGSKRPYMKECILIVNHDTGEYRLEKLNSNIAVKKTRAEGSSKIHSRLEQQTSRLGQHVKTSSSSSSSSNKASASSKSSPPKEKHPASPMDDIERELMAEARVMDQMSSDSSSDSNSSSSSSSEDSSSSSDSEDERTSAPPPPPPPTHHSMPILNTSSTNSRPHESGGGLMNTLKSDLQLSESGSESD is encoded by the exons ATGAATGGTACGGCTTATACCAACTTTGACAACCAAGAACATGTCCTGAAACTGGGAGAGACGTTTGAGAAACACCCTAGAAGCGGCTACCACACAGTGCGAT ATGACTTCAAACCAGCCTCCATTGATACAACGTGTGAAGGGGAGCTTGAAGTGGGCAAAGGAGAGCAAGTCACTATTACTTTACCCAATTTAGAg GGTTCAAGTGCTCCAGTAACCGTTTTCAAGGGATCTAAGAGACCGTACATGAAAGAGTGCATCCTCATTGTGAACCATGACACAGGAGAATACAGACTCGAGAAACTCAACAGCAACATAGCTGTCAAGAAGACCAG GGCCGAGGGGAGCAGCAAGATCCATTCTCGCCTGGAGCAGCAGACCAGTCGCCTGGGCCAGCATGTGAAgactagcagcagcagcagcagcagcagtaacaaaGCCTCAGCTAGCTCCAAAAGTTCTCCTCCCAAAGAAAAGCATCCAGCGTCACCCATGGACGACATCGAGAGAG AGTTGATGGCAGAGGCGAGGGTCATGGACCAAATGAGCAGCGACAGCTCCTCAGACTCcaacagctcctcctcctccagcagcgaGGACAGTTCCAGCAGCAGCGACTCTGAAGATGAACGGACGTCCGCGCCGCCTCCGCCCCCGCCCCCGACACACCACAGCATGCCTATCCtcaacaccagcagcaccaaCAGTCGCCCCCACGAGAGCGGAGGAGGACTTATGAACACACTCA AAAGTGACCTCCAGCTGAGTGAATCAGGCAGTGAAAGTGACTAA